One Streptococcus sp. zg-86 DNA window includes the following coding sequences:
- a CDS encoding diacylglycerol kinase family protein: MDLHENNPQKKWKNRDLVASLEFAVTGLFTAFKEERNMRKHLVSAILVVIAGLIFRVSTTEWLFLLLSISLVIAFEIVNSAIENVVDLASSYHFSMLAKNAKDMAAGAVLFVSAFALLTGLIIFLPKIWNVIF; this comes from the coding sequence ATGGACTTACACGAGAATAATCCACAAAAAAAATGGAAAAATAGAGATCTGGTTGCCAGCCTTGAGTTTGCGGTGACAGGTCTTTTTACGGCTTTTAAGGAAGAACGAAACATGCGAAAGCATCTGGTATCTGCGATTTTAGTCGTGATAGCTGGTTTGATTTTTCGTGTTTCAACAACCGAGTGGCTGTTTTTGCTCCTGAGTATTAGCTTGGTGATTGCCTTTGAAATTGTCAATTCTGCGATTGAAAATGTTGTCGATTTGGCGTCAAGCTACCATTTCTCCATGCTAGCAAAAAATGCCAAGGACATGGCAGCAGGGGCGGTTTTGTTTGTATCAGCTTTTGCTTTATTGACGGGGCTGATTATCTTTCTTCCAAAAATTTGGAATGTGATATTTTAA
- the era gene encoding GTPase Era has translation MTFKSGFVAILGRPNVGKSTFLNYVMGQKIAIMSDKAQTTRNKIMGIYTTETEQVVFIDTPGIHKPKTALGDFMVDSAYSTLREVDTVLFMVPADEPRGKGDDMIMERLKSAKVPVILVVNKIDKVHPDQLLEQIDDFRTQMDFKEIVPISATQGNNVNRLMEILKDNLDEGFQYFPADQITDHPERFLVSEMIREKVLHLTREEIPHSVAVVIDSMKRDEETDKIHIRATIMVERDSQKGIVIGKGGAMLKKIGSMARRDIELMLGDKVFLETWVKVKKNWRDKKLDLADFGYNQKEY, from the coding sequence ATGACATTTAAATCAGGTTTTGTAGCTATTTTAGGACGTCCAAATGTTGGGAAATCGACTTTTCTCAACTACGTAATGGGACAAAAAATTGCAATTATGAGTGACAAGGCGCAGACGACGCGCAATAAAATTATGGGGATTTACACGACAGAGACAGAGCAGGTTGTCTTTATTGATACGCCGGGAATCCATAAGCCAAAGACAGCTTTAGGAGATTTCATGGTGGATTCTGCTTATAGCACCTTGCGTGAAGTGGATACAGTGCTTTTTATGGTACCAGCCGATGAGCCACGTGGTAAGGGCGATGATATGATTATGGAGCGCCTCAAATCTGCTAAAGTACCTGTTATTTTAGTGGTGAATAAGATTGATAAGGTGCATCCGGATCAGCTCTTGGAGCAGATTGATGATTTTCGAACGCAGATGGACTTTAAGGAAATCGTCCCAATTTCTGCGACCCAAGGAAATAATGTCAACCGTCTCATGGAAATCTTGAAAGACAACTTAGACGAAGGTTTCCAGTATTTCCCAGCTGATCAGATTACGGATCATCCAGAGCGCTTTTTGGTGTCTGAAATGATTCGGGAGAAAGTCTTGCACTTGACACGCGAGGAAATTCCGCATTCAGTAGCGGTTGTCATTGACAGCATGAAGCGAGATGAGGAGACGGATAAGATTCACATTCGAGCAACGATTATGGTCGAGCGTGATAGCCAAAAAGGCATCGTCATCGGAAAAGGTGGGGCTATGCTCAAGAAAATTGGCTCCATGGCCCGCCGTGACATCGAGCTCATGCTAGGAGATAAGGTCTTCTTAGAAACCTGGGTCAAGGTCAAGAAAAATTGGCGGGATAAAAAGCTAGACCTTGCGGACTTTGGCTATAATCAAAAAGAGTATTAA
- a CDS encoding GNAT family N-acetyltransferase, whose translation MCGKIRLVQPDEVEIWLGFVKQVWTSNPAHLREGFLGQQFPYEFLYWRGGKALAWLSLSIRKEYVEGCTSFPTAYLEGISVLPEVRQQGIARELLAFARQWAKDQGCLQLASDCSLENELSQAFHHRNGFCEVSRTVHYILNVD comes from the coding sequence ATGTGTGGAAAGATTCGGCTGGTTCAACCAGATGAAGTCGAAATCTGGCTAGGTTTTGTAAAACAGGTCTGGACCAGCAATCCAGCTCACTTACGTGAGGGTTTTCTAGGGCAACAATTTCCCTATGAATTTCTGTATTGGCGTGGAGGAAAGGCTCTTGCCTGGCTAAGTCTTTCTATTCGCAAAGAATATGTGGAAGGGTGTACTAGTTTTCCAACTGCCTATTTAGAGGGAATTTCTGTTCTCCCAGAAGTGAGGCAACAAGGCATCGCACGAGAATTGCTTGCCTTTGCTAGACAATGGGCGAAAGACCAGGGGTGCTTGCAGCTAGCTTCCGATTGTTCCTTAGAAAATGAGCTTAGTCAAGCATTTCATCACAGAAACGGCTTTTGTGAAGTAAGTCGAACTGTTCATTATATCTTGAACGTGGATTAG
- the mutM gene encoding DNA-formamidopyrimidine glycosylase, whose amino-acid sequence MPELPEVETVRKGLEKLVVGKRIQKVEITYPRMVLTGADSLCEVLVGQEICEVKRRGKYLLIYLTDFVLISHLRMEGKYNYFPDQVPENKHFHAFFTFTDGSHLVYQDVRKFGTLELLTKEQVGDYFLSKKLGPEPTTEDFDYECFAVQLAKSKKPIKAHLLDQTLVVGLGNIYVDEALFQAGIHPARTSQSLSTKESKALHQAIIAVLQLGVEKGGSTIRTYKNALGMDGTMQDYLQVYGKQGQECPRCQAEMMKFQLSGRGTHICPKCQVAP is encoded by the coding sequence ATGCCAGAATTACCAGAGGTTGAAACAGTTCGCAAGGGACTTGAAAAACTGGTTGTTGGAAAAAGAATTCAGAAAGTAGAGATTACCTATCCACGCATGGTGCTGACGGGAGCAGATAGTCTGTGTGAAGTCTTGGTTGGACAGGAGATTTGCGAGGTCAAGCGCCGTGGGAAGTATCTTCTGATTTACTTGACGGATTTCGTACTTATTTCCCATTTGCGGATGGAAGGCAAGTACAATTACTTTCCTGATCAAGTACCAGAAAATAAGCATTTTCATGCCTTTTTCACCTTTACAGATGGCAGTCACTTGGTCTATCAAGATGTGCGGAAGTTTGGAACTCTTGAGTTGCTAACAAAAGAACAAGTCGGGGATTATTTTCTCTCGAAAAAGTTAGGGCCAGAGCCGACCACAGAAGATTTTGACTATGAGTGTTTTGCTGTTCAGCTCGCTAAATCGAAAAAGCCTATTAAAGCCCACTTGCTGGATCAGACCTTAGTGGTAGGGCTGGGCAATATCTATGTGGACGAAGCCTTGTTTCAAGCAGGTATTCATCCGGCAAGAACTAGCCAAAGTCTCTCAACCAAAGAAAGCAAGGCCTTGCACCAAGCGATTATCGCCGTACTGCAACTAGGCGTTGAAAAAGGTGGTTCGACCATTCGAACCTATAAAAATGCCCTTGGGATGGATGGGACTATGCAAGATTACCTACAAGTTTATGGAAAGCAGGGACAAGAGTGTCCACGTTGTCAGGCAGAGATGATGAAATTCCAGTTATCTGGCCGTGGAACGCATATTTGTCCCAAGTGTCAGGTCGCGCCATGA
- the coaE gene encoding dephospho-CoA kinase (Dephospho-CoA kinase (CoaE) performs the final step in coenzyme A biosynthesis.) — translation MTRVIGLTGGIASGKSTVTAYLRKRGYQIIDADQVVHQLQEKGGKLYQVLVEEFGTGIVAADGKLNRERLGELVFGQKKVRERLSQLQDGVIRQELVKERDRLAEMTDVLFMDIPLLFELGYEEVVDEIWLVVLAPELQLERLMERNQLSLGAAKERLAAQMPLEEKKKRTPYQIDNGGERLATYAQVDQLLQRIERR, via the coding sequence ATGACGAGAGTGATTGGATTAACAGGTGGTATTGCTTCGGGGAAATCCACAGTGACAGCTTATTTGCGAAAACGTGGCTATCAGATCATTGATGCGGACCAAGTCGTTCACCAGTTGCAAGAAAAAGGTGGAAAGCTCTATCAGGTTTTAGTCGAAGAATTTGGAACAGGCATTGTAGCAGCCGATGGCAAACTTAACCGAGAACGATTAGGAGAGCTGGTTTTTGGGCAAAAAAAAGTCAGAGAACGACTTTCTCAGCTGCAAGATGGAGTTATTCGACAGGAACTGGTGAAAGAGCGCGATCGATTAGCTGAAATGACAGATGTGCTGTTCATGGACATTCCCTTGCTCTTTGAATTGGGCTATGAAGAAGTAGTCGATGAGATTTGGCTTGTCGTACTGGCACCAGAGCTACAATTAGAACGGTTAATGGAGCGAAATCAGCTCAGTCTAGGGGCAGCAAAGGAGCGTTTAGCTGCACAAATGCCTCTTGAAGAAAAGAAAAAGCGGACACCGTATCAGATTGATAATGGTGGAGAAAGGCTTGCAACTTATGCACAAGTTGACCAGCTTTTACAGCGTATAGAAAGAAGATGA
- a CDS encoding multidrug efflux MFS transporter, which translates to MLSQDVWKQNLKIAWVGNFFVGSSISMVMPFISVFVEELGAPKNQVEFYAGLAVSTTALASAIMSPIWGSLADRYGRKPMMVRASAVMVISMGGLAFINNVFWLILLRILTGMFAGYVPNSTALIASQVPKEKTGYALGTLSTGLVAGTLIGPMLGGFLAEVVGMRLVFLIVGFLLFLVTIVTYFYIKEDFTPIKAGEEMSLGEVFHQIRDKQIVLSLFVTSMIIQMAAQSVVPILTLYIRYLGQTENLLFVSGVIISVLGVSSMVSSPQLGKLGDKIGNHRLLLMALLYSFIMNWLNAHATTPLQLGIFRFFYGFGTGALLPSVNSLLAKLTPKEGISRIFSFNQTFMYMGSVLGPMLGSGVATYLGYRWVFYVTCSLVLVNLIWSLYSFRNYLKVREI; encoded by the coding sequence ATTTTAAGTCAGGATGTTTGGAAGCAAAATCTAAAAATTGCTTGGGTAGGAAATTTTTTTGTTGGATCAAGTATTTCGATGGTCATGCCCTTTATTTCCGTATTTGTCGAAGAATTGGGAGCTCCGAAAAATCAGGTAGAATTTTATGCAGGTCTGGCAGTATCAACAACAGCCTTGGCCTCAGCAATCATGTCTCCGATTTGGGGGAGTTTGGCTGACCGGTATGGGCGTAAACCAATGATGGTACGGGCTAGTGCCGTCATGGTAATTAGCATGGGAGGTTTGGCCTTTATCAACAATGTGTTTTGGCTCATTCTCTTGCGAATACTAACAGGAATGTTTGCAGGATATGTGCCCAATTCAACAGCCTTGATTGCCAGTCAAGTCCCTAAAGAAAAGACAGGTTACGCTCTTGGTACCTTGTCAACAGGTTTAGTGGCAGGAACCTTAATTGGTCCAATGCTCGGTGGTTTCCTAGCAGAAGTAGTCGGTATGCGCTTGGTTTTTCTGATTGTAGGGTTCTTACTCTTTCTCGTGACGATTGTGACCTATTTCTATATCAAGGAAGATTTTACACCGATTAAGGCAGGTGAGGAGATGAGCCTAGGTGAAGTCTTTCACCAGATTAGGGACAAGCAGATTGTGCTGAGCTTATTTGTCACCAGTATGATTATTCAAATGGCAGCCCAGTCGGTCGTGCCAATCTTGACACTTTACATTCGGTATTTGGGCCAAACGGAAAACCTATTATTTGTATCTGGGGTGATTATTTCGGTACTGGGAGTTTCTTCGATGGTCAGCTCACCGCAGCTTGGAAAATTGGGCGATAAGATTGGAAATCACCGTCTCTTGCTCATGGCTCTGCTATACAGTTTCATCATGAATTGGCTCAATGCCCATGCGACAACTCCCTTGCAATTAGGAATTTTCCGCTTTTTCTATGGTTTTGGAACAGGAGCACTTTTGCCGTCTGTCAATTCCTTGCTGGCGAAATTAACCCCAAAAGAAGGGATTTCACGGATTTTTTCTTTCAATCAAACTTTTATGTACATGGGTTCTGTTTTGGGACCAATGTTGGGGTCAGGTGTGGCAACGTATCTAGGCTATCGTTGGGTATTTTATGTGACCTGTAGCTTAGTGCTGGTCAATCTCATCTGGTCGCTCTATAGTTTTAGAAATTACTTGAAAGTCAGGGAAATTTAG
- the rpmG gene encoding 50S ribosomal protein L33, whose protein sequence is MRIKINLQCSECGSKNYLTSKNSKTHPQKIEVLKYCPKERKVTLHVETK, encoded by the coding sequence GTGAGAATTAAAATCAATTTACAATGTTCAGAATGTGGTAGTAAAAATTATTTGACCAGTAAAAATAGCAAGACCCATCCACAAAAGATTGAAGTCCTAAAATACTGTCCTAAAGAGAGAAAAGTGACACTACATGTTGAAACCAAGTAG
- the secG gene encoding preprotein translocase subunit SecG produces MYNVLLTILLILSAIIIIAIFMQPAKNQSSNVFDASSGALFERTKARGFEAVMQRLTAILVFCWMLIALALVIISSK; encoded by the coding sequence ATGTATAACGTTTTATTAACCATTCTTTTAATTTTATCTGCTATTATTATTATCGCTATTTTTATGCAACCAGCTAAAAATCAATCAAGTAATGTATTTGATGCGAGTTCAGGAGCTCTCTTTGAACGGACAAAGGCGCGTGGTTTTGAGGCTGTTATGCAGCGATTAACCGCTATTCTCGTCTTTTGCTGGATGTTGATTGCGCTGGCCTTGGTAATTATTTCAAGTAAGTAA
- the rnr gene encoding ribonuclease R — protein sequence MKKEIIAYIEAVGPVTMDQLADHFQARSAKEFTNLIKQVSQMEGHRQLSFDDHGRIALPEKKKKNRVTLTGIFRANKNGFGFVTVDEAEDDLFVSRNDVNYAIEGDRVEVAIKKVADRLKGTVAEAEVIDILEHSLKTAVGQLVFDEDKKEFAGYIKSKNQKISQPIYLKKSALVLDGTEIVKVDIEQYPNKKRDYFVATIRDVIGHKDDVGIDVLEVLESMDILSEFPDEVLAEANQIPDQPTEKDYEGRLDLRKEIIFTIDGADAKDLDDAVHIKQLKNGNLELGVHIADVSHYVTEGSALDKEALNRGTSVYVTDRVVPMLPERLSNGICSLNPNVDRLTQSAIMEINRKGRVVKHWIGQTVINTTYRMTYADVNRMIAGDKAKQEEFSKIVPSVEKMVLLHETLEAMRIKRGALNFDTSEAKIIVNKEGLPVDIQLRQRGIAERMIESFMLVANETVAEHFSQLELPFIYRIHEEPKTDKLQKFIDYASSFGLGIAGTASSITSDALQDLMARVAEEPYADVLNMMLLRSMQQARYSEHNHGHYGLGADYYTHFTSPIRRYPDLLVHRMVRQYSTVTPEVVAHFEAEIPAIAKQTSSLERRAIEAEREVEAMKKAEYMQEFVGQEFDGVVSSIVKFGLFVELPNTVEGLIHIQHLPEFYHYNERTLTLKGEKSGRTFRVGQSIRIQLTRADKLTGEIDFAHVPSDMDQIEPPLKAVRKSKSHANRDRSDRTGRGKGKGHRQEDVIHRSSKKGKEKKKKPFYKEVAKGKRKKRR from the coding sequence ATGAAAAAAGAAATTATTGCCTATATTGAAGCAGTAGGTCCTGTCACTATGGACCAGCTGGCAGACCATTTTCAAGCGCGGTCTGCTAAAGAGTTTACGAATTTGATCAAGCAGGTATCCCAGATGGAGGGACACCGACAATTGAGTTTTGATGATCACGGTCGAATTGCCCTACCAGAAAAGAAGAAAAAAAATCGTGTAACCCTGACAGGTATCTTTCGGGCCAACAAAAACGGTTTTGGCTTTGTCACCGTTGATGAAGCAGAAGATGATCTTTTTGTCAGCCGAAATGATGTCAACTATGCTATTGAAGGAGACAGGGTTGAAGTTGCGATTAAGAAGGTCGCAGACCGTCTCAAGGGGACGGTAGCAGAGGCAGAAGTCATTGATATCTTAGAGCATAGTCTAAAGACAGCTGTTGGGCAGCTTGTCTTTGATGAGGATAAAAAAGAATTTGCAGGCTATATCAAGTCCAAAAATCAAAAAATCAGCCAGCCGATTTATCTGAAAAAATCAGCCTTGGTCTTGGACGGCACAGAGATTGTCAAGGTCGATATTGAGCAATACCCCAACAAGAAACGGGATTATTTTGTAGCGACGATTCGAGACGTCATCGGACACAAGGATGATGTCGGTATTGATGTCTTAGAGGTGCTAGAGTCCATGGACATCCTATCCGAATTTCCCGATGAGGTATTGGCAGAAGCCAATCAAATTCCAGACCAGCCTACTGAAAAAGACTATGAAGGTCGCTTGGATTTGCGTAAGGAGATTATCTTTACTATTGACGGAGCAGATGCAAAAGATTTGGATGATGCGGTGCATATCAAGCAACTCAAAAATGGCAATCTGGAGCTGGGAGTCCATATCGCAGATGTTTCTCACTATGTGACAGAAGGATCTGCCTTAGACAAAGAAGCTCTTAATCGTGGAACCTCAGTCTACGTCACAGATCGCGTGGTGCCCATGCTACCTGAACGCTTGTCAAATGGTATTTGCTCCCTAAATCCTAATGTGGATCGCCTAACCCAGTCTGCTATCATGGAAATTAACCGTAAGGGGCGTGTGGTGAAGCACTGGATTGGTCAAACGGTCATCAACACCACCTATCGGATGACATATGCAGATGTTAATCGGATGATTGCGGGAGATAAAGCCAAACAGGAAGAATTTTCAAAAATCGTCCCAAGTGTTGAGAAAATGGTTCTGCTTCATGAAACGTTAGAAGCCATGCGGATCAAGCGTGGAGCGCTTAATTTTGATACTAGTGAAGCGAAGATTATTGTCAATAAAGAGGGTCTGCCAGTTGATATCCAATTGCGCCAGCGTGGCATTGCAGAGCGAATGATTGAGTCCTTTATGCTGGTCGCAAATGAAACGGTCGCAGAGCATTTTAGCCAGTTAGAACTGCCTTTTATCTATCGGATTCATGAGGAGCCAAAGACCGATAAATTACAGAAATTCATCGACTATGCGAGTAGTTTTGGTCTTGGTATTGCAGGAACAGCTAGTTCCATTACTTCAGATGCCTTGCAAGACCTCATGGCGCGTGTGGCCGAGGAGCCTTATGCAGATGTTCTCAATATGATGCTTCTTCGTTCCATGCAACAGGCTCGGTATTCAGAGCATAATCATGGCCACTATGGACTAGGTGCGGATTACTATACGCATTTTACCAGTCCGATCCGGCGCTATCCTGATTTGTTGGTGCATCGGATGGTGCGACAATATAGCACAGTGACACCTGAAGTGGTAGCGCATTTTGAAGCAGAAATTCCTGCCATTGCCAAACAAACTTCTAGCTTGGAGCGCCGGGCGATCGAGGCAGAGCGTGAAGTAGAAGCCATGAAAAAAGCAGAATACATGCAGGAATTTGTCGGGCAAGAATTCGACGGTGTAGTGTCTAGTATTGTCAAGTTTGGTCTTTTTGTGGAATTACCAAATACCGTTGAGGGCTTGATTCACATTCAACATCTACCTGAATTTTACCACTACAATGAACGAACCTTGACGCTCAAAGGAGAAAAATCAGGACGTACTTTCCGAGTTGGCCAAAGCATTCGCATCCAATTGACACGGGCAGATAAGCTAACTGGTGAAATTGATTTTGCTCATGTACCGTCTGATATGGATCAAATCGAGCCACCCCTAAAGGCAGTTCGCAAAAGCAAGAGCCATGCCAATCGTGATCGTTCAGACCGAACTGGTCGTGGAAAGGGTAAGGGACATAGGCAAGAGGATGTAATTCATCGTTCCAGCAAAAAAGGGAAAGAGAAGAAAAAGAAGCCATTTTATAAGGAAGTGGCCAAAGGAAAACGCAAAAAAAGGAGATAG
- the smpB gene encoding SsrA-binding protein SmpB, with the protein MAKGEGKVLAQNKKARHDYTIVDTIEAGLVLTGTEIKSIRAGRINLKDGFAQIRKGEAWLNNVHIAPYDEGNIWNQDPTRTRKLLLRKKQIASLEHEVKGTGMTLVPLKVYLKDGFAKVLIGLAKGKHDYDKRESIKRREQNRDIARTMKAINAR; encoded by the coding sequence ATGGCAAAGGGTGAAGGAAAGGTCTTAGCGCAGAACAAGAAAGCCCGGCATGATTATACGATTGTCGATACCATTGAAGCAGGTCTTGTCTTGACTGGTACAGAAATCAAATCAATCCGTGCAGGACGGATCAATCTGAAAGATGGCTTTGCCCAGATTCGTAAAGGCGAAGCCTGGCTCAATAATGTTCATATTGCCCCCTATGATGAGGGAAATATCTGGAACCAAGATCCGACGCGCACACGTAAGTTACTCCTGCGCAAAAAGCAAATTGCCAGCCTAGAACATGAGGTAAAGGGGACAGGTATGACCCTTGTTCCCCTTAAGGTCTATCTGAAAGATGGCTTTGCCAAGGTGTTGATTGGGCTTGCCAAAGGAAAACACGATTATGACAAACGTGAATCGATCAAGCGCCGTGAACAAAACCGCGACATTGCTCGCACGATGAAAGCAATCAATGCCAGATAG
- the tehB gene encoding SAM-dependent methyltransferase TehB has protein sequence MQELVAYKRMPIWTKETVPTEITHKHNTKVGTWGKIKVVTGEIKYEAISDENEITAIHHYRATDDIPMVEPQAWHRVTLLADDTSFFVEFFCQPEDYFAKKYGFTRTHSEVIAALETITEPCKVLDLGCGQGRNALYLAQKGFEVTAVDHHLPSLETLLTVMEAEDLELQVGQYDIHQAHLEQSYDWIISTVVLMFLERERIPAIIENMQKHTNSGGYNLIVAAMSTDDAPCPMPFSFTFAQNELKDYYKDWKLIKYNEDFGQLHRRDENGNFLRFRFATMLAQKP, from the coding sequence ATGCAAGAGTTAGTAGCCTATAAACGGATGCCCATATGGACCAAGGAAACCGTTCCGACGGAGATTACCCATAAGCACAATACAAAAGTGGGTACTTGGGGCAAAATCAAGGTCGTAACGGGCGAAATCAAGTATGAAGCCATTTCAGACGAAAATGAGATTACTGCTATCCATCATTACCGAGCGACTGATGACATTCCCATGGTAGAACCGCAGGCTTGGCACCGTGTGACGTTGCTGGCAGATGATACTAGCTTTTTTGTCGAGTTTTTCTGTCAACCAGAGGATTATTTTGCCAAGAAATACGGCTTTACCCGTACGCATTCGGAAGTCATTGCAGCCTTAGAGACCATTACTGAGCCATGCAAGGTCCTAGACTTAGGCTGTGGTCAAGGCAGAAATGCCCTTTATTTGGCTCAAAAAGGATTTGAGGTGACAGCTGTCGATCATCACCTGCCAAGTCTGGAGACCCTTTTGACAGTAATGGAAGCGGAAGATTTAGAGCTACAAGTTGGTCAGTACGATATTCATCAGGCACATCTTGAGCAATCCTATGATTGGATTATTTCAACTGTTGTCTTGATGTTTTTAGAGCGGGAGCGCATTCCAGCTATTATTGAAAATATGCAGAAGCATACCAATAGCGGTGGGTATAATCTGATTGTTGCGGCTATGAGTACGGATGACGCACCATGTCCGATGCCCTTTTCCTTCACATTTGCTCAGAATGAGTTGAAGGATTATTACAAGGATTGGAAATTAATCAAATACAATGAGGATTTTGGTCAGCTTCATCGTCGAGATGAAAATGGCAATTTCTTACGTTTTCGCTTTGCGACCATGTTAGCGCAGAAACCATAA